A single window of Zea mays cultivar B73 chromosome 10, Zm-B73-REFERENCE-NAM-5.0, whole genome shotgun sequence DNA harbors:
- the LOC103641317 gene encoding protein CHROMATIN REMODELING 35 isoform X1, producing MSQSPGGREGIYYSRQRKPSERNGSVFTPIAAMYPSGHALPDANRNHSLVFGGTSKDWDNIRQFIASLERASENSSAIASKTGGGKSTNHSVEPAEQKGKGDIIVLDSDDEDGDGNSPEHNKLASEMNKELGTSVLASNIAERMATNGSQTFETVHAYGGSKNTQIVPYGQGSALVNQFPLQTSWQPSIQFERVVLTKRPEEQRMQDLVAATIAEKRAETQMFLSLPTERKRRRTDHSLLMLDSFVPKQRRRKGDTGLAPADLSLDLHQTATSQEPDIAIEEEEKRKNDGDGLEDYWKDFALAVESTKLDDVDEAAANEKEDNGKMEDIDCNHDIRIHEDLGHVCRVCGMIVRRADSIIDYQWKKASRRRMNGYGGNSKDADEIDCGTVKLSEDFIVADIAIHPRHAQAMKPHQVEGFNFLVKNLIGDKPGGCILAHAPGSGKTFLLISFIQSFMARYPSARPLVVLPKGILVIWKKEIQRWQVQDIPVYDFYSVKAEKRVEQLQILKSWEDKMGILFLGYKQFSTIVTDDGGSKVTAACRDRLLKVPNLLILDEGHTPRNKETDVLESLSRVETPRKVVLSGTLFQNHVEEVFNILNLVRPKFLRMESSRPIARRIMSQVEIFGRSSKGLADGAFTEAVEGTLLNDENFKRKVHVIRGLRELTRDVLHYYKGAILDELPGLVDFSVFLKLTPKQKDIVHKLEMHDRFKRSAVGSALYIHPCLSGLSEVNAENRAHTLRDDSVDSLMDSINVRDGVKANFFMNILSLANSAGEKVLAFSQYILPMTFFERLLVKKKGWHVGREIFMISGDTSQEDREAAVDRFNSSADAKVLFGSIRACGEGISIVGASRVVILDVHLNPSVTRQAIGRAFRPGQQKKVFVYRLVAADSDEVKVHETAFKKEVIQKLWFEWSEQCTTENFKLGQVDIDDSGDELLDTRAIRQDIKALYRR from the exons ATGTCTCAGTCACCGGGAGGACGGGAAG GCATATATTACAGCAGGCAGAGGAAACCTTCGGAACGCAACGGCAGTGTATTTACACCCATAGCTGCAATGTATCCCAGCGGTCACGCACTTCCTGATGCAAACAGGAACCACAGTTTGGTATTTGGCGGTACGAGCAAGGACTGGGACAACATCCGTCAGTTCATTGCTAGTCTGGAACGCGCCTCTGAAAACTCCTCTGCGATAGCCAGCAAAACCGGAGGTGGCAAATCGACCAACCATTCCGTGGAGCCAGCCGAACAAAAAGGAAAGGGTGACATAATAGTTCTCGATTCAGATGATGAGGATGGAGATGGAAACAGTCCAGAACACAATAAGTTGGCATCTGAGATGAACAAAGAACTCGGAACATCTGTATTGGCTAGTAATATCGCAGAAAGGATGGCAACTAATGGGAGCCAAACATTTGAAACCGTGCATGCTTATGGAGGTAGTAAGAACACGCAGATTGTTCCGTATGGCCAAGGTTCTGCTCTGGTGAATCAGTTTCCTTTGCAAACCAGTTGGCAACCATCTATTCAGTTTGAGAGAGTTGTGTTGACGAAAAGGCCTGAGGAGCAGCGGATGCAAGATCTTGTG GCTGCTACCATAGCGGAGAAGAGGGCAGAAACACAAATGTTCCTATCACTTCCTACGGAGAGAAAGCGAAGGAGAACAGACCATAGTTTGTTGATGCTTGACTCATTTGTCCCTaaacaaagaagaagaaaaggtgaCACAGGTCTAGCACCAGCTGATTTGTCATTGGATTTACATCAAACTGCTACATCACAAGAACCTGACATAGCTATAGAGGAAGAAGAGAAACGTAAAAATGATGGTGATGGTCTTGAGGATTATTGGAAAGATTTTGCATTGGCTGTTGAAAGCACAAAG CTTGACGATGTTGACGAGGCGGCGGCAAATGAAAAGGAAGATAATGGAAAGATGGAGGACATCGACTGCAACCATGACATTCGGATTCATGAAGATTTGGGCCATGTATGCCGTGTGTGTGGTATGATTGTGAGAAGAGCTGATTCAATAATTGATTACCAGTGGAAAAAG GCTTCAAGGAGAAGAATGAATGGCTATGGAGGAAATTCAAAGGATGCTGATGAGATAGACTGTGGTACTGTCAAACTGTCTGAAGATTTCATAGTTGCAGATATTGCTATTCATCCTAGACACGCTCAGGCAATGAAACCACATCAGGTGGAAGGTTTCAACTTTTTGGTTAAGAATTTGATTGGAGACAAGCCTGGAGGTTGCATTCTTGCTCATGCCCCAGGTTCAGGGAAAACATTTTTGCTTATAAGCTTCATTCAGAGCTTCATGGCAAGGTATCCATCTGCAAGGCCCCTTGTTGTGCTGCCTAAAGGGATACTAGTTATATGGAAGAAAGAAATTCAACGATGGCAAGTGCAGGATATACCAGTGTACGATTTCTACTCTGTAAAGGCTGAAAAAAGAGTAGAACAGTTGCAAATCCTCAAATCTTGGGAGGACAAGATGGGTATACTGTTTCTTGGATACAAGCAGTTCTCCACAATCGTCACTGATGATGGGGGCAGCAAGGTAACAGCTGCATGCCGGGACAGGCTGCTTAAGGTTCCCAACCTTCTGATACTTGACGAGGGTCATACACCTAGAAATAAGGAGACTGATGTACTAGAGTCGCTAAGTAGAGTAGAAACACCACGCAAAGTGGTTCTCTCAGGTACACTTTTCCAGAATCATGTTGAGGAAGTGTTTAATATCTTGAATCTTGTCCGCCCAAAGTTTCTTAGGATGGAATCGTCACGCCCTATTGCCAGACGTATAATGAGTCAGGTTGAAATATTTGGCAGAAGTTCAAAAGGGCTTGCTGATGGCGCATTCACTGAGGCAGTTGAAGGAACCTTGTTGAACGATGAAAACTTCAAGAGAAAAGTTCATGTTATTAGAGGTCTTAGAGAACTAACAAGGGATGTGCTTCACTATTATAAGGGCGCTATATTAGATGAACTACCTGGCTTAGTAGACTTCAGTGTGTTTTTGAAGCTCACACCCAAGCAGAAGGACATTGTTCACAAGTTGGAAATGCATGATAGGTTCAAAAGAAGTGCAGTAGGGAGTGCACTGTACATCCATCCTTGTCTTTCAGGACTTTCAGAGGTTAATGCTGAGAACAGGGCTCACACCTTGAGAGATGATTCAGTTGATAGTCTGATGGATTCCATCAATGTGAGAGACGGCGTGAAGGCCAATTTTTTCATGAATATCCTGTCACTTGCTAATTCCGCAGGAGAGAAAGTACTTGCTTTTAGCCAATATATACTTCCCATGACCTTCTTTGAAAGGCTGCTGGTTAAGAAGAAGGGCTGGCATGTGGGGAGAGAGATTTTCATGATCTCTGGCGACACTAGCCAAGAAGACAGAGAAGCGGCAGTGGACCGTTTCAACAGCTCCGCTGATGCGAAGGTTCTGTTCGGTTCGATCAGGGCATGTGGAGAGGGCATTTCCATCGTCGGCGCGTCGAGAGTCGTCATTCTGGACGTTCACCTGAACCCATCTGTCACCCGTCAGGCGATCGGGCGCGCGTTCAGGCCTGGCCAGCAGAAGA
- the LOC103641317 gene encoding protein CHROMATIN REMODELING 35 isoform X4, with the protein MYPSGHALPDANRNHSLVFGGTSKDWDNIRQFIASLERASENSSAIASKTGGGKSTNHSVEPAEQKGKGDIIVLDSDDEDGDGNSPEHNKLASEMNKELGTSVLASNIAERMATNGSQTFETVHAYGGSKNTQIVPYGQGSALVNQFPLQTSWQPSIQFERVVLTKRPEEQRMQDLVAATIAEKRAETQMFLSLPTERKRRRTDHSLLMLDSFVPKQRRRKGDTGLAPADLSLDLHQTATSQEPDIAIEEEEKRKNDGDGLEDYWKDFALAVESTKLDDVDEAAANEKEDNGKMEDIDCNHDIRIHEDLGHVCRVCGMIVRRADSIIDYQWKKASRRRMNGYGGNSKDADEIDCGTVKLSEDFIVADIAIHPRHAQAMKPHQVEGFNFLVKNLIGDKPGGCILAHAPGSGKTFLLISFIQSFMARYPSARPLVVLPKGILVIWKKEIQRWQVQDIPVYDFYSVKAEKRVEQLQILKSWEDKMGILFLGYKQFSTIVTDDGGSKVTAACRDRLLKVPNLLILDEGHTPRNKETDVLESLSRVETPRKVVLSGTLFQNHVEEVFNILNLVRPKFLRMESSRPIARRIMSQVEIFGRSSKGLADGAFTEAVEGTLLNDENFKRKVHVIRGLRELTRDVLHYYKGAILDELPGLVDFSVFLKLTPKQKDIVHKLEMHDRFKRSAVGSALYIHPCLSGLSEVNAENRAHTLRDDSVDSLMDSINVRDGVKANFFMNILSLANSAGEKVLAFSQYILPMTFFERLLVKKKGWHVGREIFMISGDTSQEDREAAVDRFNSSADAKVLFGSIRACGEGISIVGASRVVILDVHLNPSVTRQAIGRAFRPGQQKKVFVYRLVAADSDEVKVHETAFKKEVIQKLWFEWSEQCTTENFKLGQVDIDDSGDELLDTRAIRQDIKALYRR; encoded by the exons ATGTATCCCAGCGGTCACGCACTTCCTGATGCAAACAGGAACCACAGTTTGGTATTTGGCGGTACGAGCAAGGACTGGGACAACATCCGTCAGTTCATTGCTAGTCTGGAACGCGCCTCTGAAAACTCCTCTGCGATAGCCAGCAAAACCGGAGGTGGCAAATCGACCAACCATTCCGTGGAGCCAGCCGAACAAAAAGGAAAGGGTGACATAATAGTTCTCGATTCAGATGATGAGGATGGAGATGGAAACAGTCCAGAACACAATAAGTTGGCATCTGAGATGAACAAAGAACTCGGAACATCTGTATTGGCTAGTAATATCGCAGAAAGGATGGCAACTAATGGGAGCCAAACATTTGAAACCGTGCATGCTTATGGAGGTAGTAAGAACACGCAGATTGTTCCGTATGGCCAAGGTTCTGCTCTGGTGAATCAGTTTCCTTTGCAAACCAGTTGGCAACCATCTATTCAGTTTGAGAGAGTTGTGTTGACGAAAAGGCCTGAGGAGCAGCGGATGCAAGATCTTGTG GCTGCTACCATAGCGGAGAAGAGGGCAGAAACACAAATGTTCCTATCACTTCCTACGGAGAGAAAGCGAAGGAGAACAGACCATAGTTTGTTGATGCTTGACTCATTTGTCCCTaaacaaagaagaagaaaaggtgaCACAGGTCTAGCACCAGCTGATTTGTCATTGGATTTACATCAAACTGCTACATCACAAGAACCTGACATAGCTATAGAGGAAGAAGAGAAACGTAAAAATGATGGTGATGGTCTTGAGGATTATTGGAAAGATTTTGCATTGGCTGTTGAAAGCACAAAG CTTGACGATGTTGACGAGGCGGCGGCAAATGAAAAGGAAGATAATGGAAAGATGGAGGACATCGACTGCAACCATGACATTCGGATTCATGAAGATTTGGGCCATGTATGCCGTGTGTGTGGTATGATTGTGAGAAGAGCTGATTCAATAATTGATTACCAGTGGAAAAAG GCTTCAAGGAGAAGAATGAATGGCTATGGAGGAAATTCAAAGGATGCTGATGAGATAGACTGTGGTACTGTCAAACTGTCTGAAGATTTCATAGTTGCAGATATTGCTATTCATCCTAGACACGCTCAGGCAATGAAACCACATCAGGTGGAAGGTTTCAACTTTTTGGTTAAGAATTTGATTGGAGACAAGCCTGGAGGTTGCATTCTTGCTCATGCCCCAGGTTCAGGGAAAACATTTTTGCTTATAAGCTTCATTCAGAGCTTCATGGCAAGGTATCCATCTGCAAGGCCCCTTGTTGTGCTGCCTAAAGGGATACTAGTTATATGGAAGAAAGAAATTCAACGATGGCAAGTGCAGGATATACCAGTGTACGATTTCTACTCTGTAAAGGCTGAAAAAAGAGTAGAACAGTTGCAAATCCTCAAATCTTGGGAGGACAAGATGGGTATACTGTTTCTTGGATACAAGCAGTTCTCCACAATCGTCACTGATGATGGGGGCAGCAAGGTAACAGCTGCATGCCGGGACAGGCTGCTTAAGGTTCCCAACCTTCTGATACTTGACGAGGGTCATACACCTAGAAATAAGGAGACTGATGTACTAGAGTCGCTAAGTAGAGTAGAAACACCACGCAAAGTGGTTCTCTCAGGTACACTTTTCCAGAATCATGTTGAGGAAGTGTTTAATATCTTGAATCTTGTCCGCCCAAAGTTTCTTAGGATGGAATCGTCACGCCCTATTGCCAGACGTATAATGAGTCAGGTTGAAATATTTGGCAGAAGTTCAAAAGGGCTTGCTGATGGCGCATTCACTGAGGCAGTTGAAGGAACCTTGTTGAACGATGAAAACTTCAAGAGAAAAGTTCATGTTATTAGAGGTCTTAGAGAACTAACAAGGGATGTGCTTCACTATTATAAGGGCGCTATATTAGATGAACTACCTGGCTTAGTAGACTTCAGTGTGTTTTTGAAGCTCACACCCAAGCAGAAGGACATTGTTCACAAGTTGGAAATGCATGATAGGTTCAAAAGAAGTGCAGTAGGGAGTGCACTGTACATCCATCCTTGTCTTTCAGGACTTTCAGAGGTTAATGCTGAGAACAGGGCTCACACCTTGAGAGATGATTCAGTTGATAGTCTGATGGATTCCATCAATGTGAGAGACGGCGTGAAGGCCAATTTTTTCATGAATATCCTGTCACTTGCTAATTCCGCAGGAGAGAAAGTACTTGCTTTTAGCCAATATATACTTCCCATGACCTTCTTTGAAAGGCTGCTGGTTAAGAAGAAGGGCTGGCATGTGGGGAGAGAGATTTTCATGATCTCTGGCGACACTAGCCAAGAAGACAGAGAAGCGGCAGTGGACCGTTTCAACAGCTCCGCTGATGCGAAGGTTCTGTTCGGTTCGATCAGGGCATGTGGAGAGGGCATTTCCATCGTCGGCGCGTCGAGAGTCGTCATTCTGGACGTTCACCTGAACCCATCTGTCACCCGTCAGGCGATCGGGCGCGCGTTCAGGCCTGGCCAGCAGAAGA